The Papaver somniferum cultivar HN1 unplaced genomic scaffold, ASM357369v1 unplaced-scaffold_107, whole genome shotgun sequence genome includes a region encoding these proteins:
- the LOC113328245 gene encoding protein Brevis radix-like 4, giving the protein MLTCIACSKQLSNTVDRDNDKQSIKTLTSQIKDMALKASGAYRCTKPYERSESGGPAAAEKCQCNNSNSSYGRSASSNSTMTPRWGKEMEARLKGITSTSSGGGGGGGGSSGEGTPSPSSLSHHHQHSRVGSLSHRVVSASSNSIVFMEEDEPKEWVAQVEPGVLITFVSMPQGGNDLKRIRFSREMFNRWQASRWWADNHDKVIELYNVQRLNRQAFPLPTPPRSEDESSKIESMGDSPMTPPLNQERLPRNLQVPMGMGYSSSDSLDHHPMRTRQYYEPGPASTPKLSNLSGTKTETTTSSMDASTMRTSSSREADRSGELSLSNASDLETEWVEQDEPGVYITIRAVPGGTRELRRVRFSREKFGEMHARVWWEENRTRIREQYL; this is encoded by the exons ATGCTGACTTGCATAGCTTGTTCAAAGCAACTAAGTAATACAGTCGATCGAGACAATGACAAACAATCCATTAAAACACTCACGTCTCAGATTAAAGACATGGCGTTAAAAGCATCAGGTGCATACAGATGTACAAAACCATACGAACGATCGGAATCAGGAGGACCGGCAGCGGCAGAAAAATGTCAATGTAATAATAGTAACAGCTCGTATGGGAGAAGTGCTAGTTCAAATTCAACGATGACGCCGCGGTGGGGTAAAGAAATGGAAGCACGATTGAAAGGAATAACAAGTACTAGtagtggcggcggcggtggtggtggaggatcATCAGGGGAAGGAACGCCGTCACCTTCATCGCTGAGTCACCACCACCAACACAGCCGAGTCGGGTCATTGAGTCACAGAGTTGTTTCTGCTTCTTCGAATTCAATTGTgtttatggaagaagatgaaCCTAAAGAATGGGTTGCTCAGGTTGAACCGGGAGTACTCATTACTTTTGTTTCAATGCCTCAAGGTGGAAACGATTTGAAACGGATACGATTCag TCGCGAGATGTTCAACCGATGGCAAGCTTCCAGGTGGTGGGCTGACAACCACGATAAAGTCATTGAACTATACAATGTTCAGAGGCTTAACCGCCAAGCTTTTCCACTTCCTACTCCTCCAAGATCAGAAGATGAG AGCTCAAAGATAGAATCGATGGGGGACAGTCCAATGACACCACCGTTAAACCAAGAGCGCTTACCTCGCAACTTACAGGTCCCGATGGGAATGGGTTATTCATCTTCGGATTCACTTGATCACCATCCAATGCGTACACGGCAATATTATGAACCTGGTCCTGCTTCAACACCGAAACTCTCCAATCTTAGTGGGACAAAAACTGAAACTACTACTTCTTCGATGGATGCTTCTACTATGAGGACTAGCTCATCAAGGGAAGCTGACCGCTCTGGGGAACTCTCACTGAGCAATGCCAGTGACCTAGAGACGGAGTGGGTTGAACAAGATGAGCCTGGTGTTTACATTACCATAAGAGCAGTCCCAGGAGGCACTAGGGAGCTAAGGCGTGTTAGATTCAG CCGAGAGAAGTTTGGGGAGATGCATGCAAGGGTATGGTGGGAAGAAAACAGGACTAGGATACGCGAACAGTACTTATAA
- the LOC113328246 gene encoding 7-deoxyloganetic acid glucosyltransferase-like isoform X2 → MAETRSLIPPAQSPHVLIFPFPAQGHINSMLKLAEILCLSGINVTFVNTKQNQLRQLSFGNLHSRFSKFPGFCFETVPDGLSEDQHPSAGFYSSQDLITDMFNRVENVIRPGFRELVTSNRFKSHARGQVSCIIADGVFGFAIDVAEDLGIPSISFRCISACCTWIFFCTPKLVEYGDIPFKDEDMDRLVKSVPEMECFLRCRDLPSFYRAKEVNHPILEFVNTATLYSIRATAHILNTFDDIEAPVLSHLMSYWPKLYTVGPLNALLNTSSRYSTYAIEIYNQSLQGIR, encoded by the exons ATGGCAGAAACAAGATCATTGATACCACCAGCACAATCACCTCATGTACTCATATTCCCCTTTCCAGCACAAGGCCATATCAACTCTATGCTCAAATTAGCTGAGATTCTCTGCCTATCGGGAATTAACGTGACCTTTGTCAACACCAAACAAAATCAGTTACGGCAACTTAGTTTTGGCAATCTTCATTCCCGTTTCAGCAAATTTCCAGGATTCTGTTTCGAAACCGTTCCAGACGGTCTTTCTGAAGATCAACATCCCTCTGCTGGTTTCTATAGTTCTCAAGACTTGATTACAGATATGTTTAATCGAGTGGAAAATGTTATCAGACCGGGTTTTCGAGAATTAGTTACTTCAAATCGCTTCAAATCTCATGCACGTGGGCAAGTTTCTTGTATCATAGCAGATGGTGTTTTTGGTTTTGCAATTGATGTTGCTGAAGATCTGGGAATTCCATCCATTTCTTTCCGTTGCATCAGTGCTTGTTGCACCTGGATATTTTTCTGTACCCCGAAACTTGTAGAATATGGTGACATACCATTTAAAG ACGAAGATATGGATCGACTAGTAAAGAGTGTCCCAGAGATGGAATGCTTTCTCCGGTGCAGAGATTTACCAAGTTTCTATAGAGCTAAAGAGGTCAACCATCCGATTTTGGAATTTGTGAATACTGCAACATTATATTCAATTAGAGCCACGGCTCACATACTTAATACATTCGACGATATTGAAGCTCCAGTTCTCTCGCACTTGATGTCTTACTGGCCAAAGCTATACACAGTTGGACCTCTTAATGCTCTGTTGAATACCAGTTCGAGATACTCAACTTATGCAATTGAAATATATAATCAAAGCTTACAAGGAATTAGATAG
- the LOC113328246 gene encoding 7-deoxyloganetic acid glucosyltransferase-like isoform X1, whose protein sequence is MAETRSLIPPAQSPHVLIFPFPAQGHINSMLKLAEILCLSGINVTFVNTKQNQLRQLSFGNLHSRFSKFPGFCFETVPDGLSEDQHPSAGFYSSQDLITDMFNRVENVIRPGFRELVTSNRFKSHARGQVSCIIADGVFGFAIDVAEDLGIPSISFRCISACCTWIFFCTPKLVEYGDIPFKVFADEDMDRLVKSVPEMECFLRCRDLPSFYRAKEVNHPILEFVNTATLYSIRATAHILNTFDDIEAPVLSHLMSYWPKLYTVGPLNALLNTSSRYSTYAIEIYNQSLQGIR, encoded by the exons ATGGCAGAAACAAGATCATTGATACCACCAGCACAATCACCTCATGTACTCATATTCCCCTTTCCAGCACAAGGCCATATCAACTCTATGCTCAAATTAGCTGAGATTCTCTGCCTATCGGGAATTAACGTGACCTTTGTCAACACCAAACAAAATCAGTTACGGCAACTTAGTTTTGGCAATCTTCATTCCCGTTTCAGCAAATTTCCAGGATTCTGTTTCGAAACCGTTCCAGACGGTCTTTCTGAAGATCAACATCCCTCTGCTGGTTTCTATAGTTCTCAAGACTTGATTACAGATATGTTTAATCGAGTGGAAAATGTTATCAGACCGGGTTTTCGAGAATTAGTTACTTCAAATCGCTTCAAATCTCATGCACGTGGGCAAGTTTCTTGTATCATAGCAGATGGTGTTTTTGGTTTTGCAATTGATGTTGCTGAAGATCTGGGAATTCCATCCATTTCTTTCCGTTGCATCAGTGCTTGTTGCACCTGGATATTTTTCTGTACCCCGAAACTTGTAGAATATGGTGACATACCATTTAAAG TTTTTGCAGACGAAGATATGGATCGACTAGTAAAGAGTGTCCCAGAGATGGAATGCTTTCTCCGGTGCAGAGATTTACCAAGTTTCTATAGAGCTAAAGAGGTCAACCATCCGATTTTGGAATTTGTGAATACTGCAACATTATATTCAATTAGAGCCACGGCTCACATACTTAATACATTCGACGATATTGAAGCTCCAGTTCTCTCGCACTTGATGTCTTACTGGCCAAAGCTATACACAGTTGGACCTCTTAATGCTCTGTTGAATACCAGTTCGAGATACTCAACTTATGCAATTGAAATATATAATCAAAGCTTACAAGGAATTAGATAG
- the LOC113328256 gene encoding 7-deoxyloganetic acid glucosyltransferase-like, with protein MFSRVETVIRPGFQELLTSERFKSDARGPVSCIIADSVLGFAIDVAAARGIPSISFRTISACCTWIYFCSPKLVENGDIPFKDEDMDRLVRSVPEMESFLRCRDLPSFYRAKEVNHPNLEFVKAANSYSIKATAHILNTFEGIDALILPHLRSYCPNLYTVGPLNALLNTLRSTTTRSSYSSPVSSNASLYAEDRSCMAWLDKQPDKSAVYVSFGSIATVTRDQWLEIWYGLVNSSHRFLWVRRPDSLLSKDDEVSGIQAELIEATKERGYTVDWAPQEEVLNHPAIGGFFTHSGWNSILESMVAGVPMVCWPHLADQQINSRYVSEVWKIGMDMKDNCNRVTVEKLIREMMGDKREELMKSMAKVTEMARKSATRDGSSYRNYEALVEFIRKSC; from the exons ATGTTTAGTCGGGTGGAAACTGTTATCAGACCGGGTTTTCAAGAATTACTTACTTCAGAACGCTTCAAATCTGACGCTCGGGGTCCAGTTTCTTGTATTATAGCTGATAGTGTTTTGGGTTTTGCAATTGATGTTGCTGCAGCGCGGGGAATTCCATCCATTTCTTTCCGTACCATTAGTGCCTGTTGCACCTGGATCTATTTCTGTTCCCCGAAACTCGTAGAAAATGGTGACATACCATTTAAAG ACGAAGATATGGATCGACTAGTAAGGAGTGTGCCGGAGATGGAAAGCTTTCTCCGGTGTAGAGATCTTCCAAGTTTCTATAGAGCTAAAGAAGTTAACCATCCTAATCTTGAATTTGTCAAGGCTGCAAATTCATATTCAATCAAAGCCACGGCTCACATACTTAATACATTTGAAGGTATCGACGCTCTAATTCTTCCGCACTTGAGATCTTACTGCCCGAACCTATACACAGTTGGACCTCTTAATGCTCTGTTGAATACCCTAAGAAGTACTACTACTAGATCTTCTTATTCATCACCTGTTTCCTCGAATGCTAGTTTGTATGCGGAGGATAGAAGTTGCATGGCATGGCTCGATAAACAGCCAGACAAGTCTGCGGTGTATGTAAGCTTTGGTAGCATAGCGACGGTAACCCGGGATCAATGGTTAGAGATTTGGTATGGACTAGTCAATAGCAGTCATAGATTCTTGTGGGTTAGACGCCCGGATTCGCTGCTTTCCAAAGATGACGAGGTGAGTGGGATACAGGCGGAGCTGATAGAGGCAACAAAAGAGAGGGGTTACACGGTGGATTGGGCACCGCAAGAGGAGGTGTTGAATCATCCAGCTATTGGTGGATTTTTTACGCACAGCGGATGGAATTCGATTCTGGAAAGCATGGTTGCTGGAGTACCCATGGTTTGCTGGCCACATTTGGCGGATCAACAGATAAATAGCAGGTATGTGAGTGAGGTATGGAAAATTGGAATGGACATGAAAGATAATTGTAACAGAGTAACAGTGGAGAAGTTGATTAGGGAAATGATGGGTGATAAGAGAGAGGAGTTGATGAAATCAATGGCGAAGGTTACAGAAATGGCACGAAAGAGTGCTACTCGTGATGGGTCATCTTACCGCAATTATGAAGCTTTGGTGGAATTCATAAGAAAGTCGTGCTAA